A stretch of DNA from bacterium:
CAGCGAGGACAGCATCAGGTAGGTGGCCCCGGTCAGGGCGTCGATCTCGTGCCGCCGCAGCAGGGGGCCGAATATGTCGATGAAGATTATCTTGATGAACTGGTGGCGCAGCCGGATGATGTCCAGGGCCAAAGTGGCGGCGGCGGCGGCCAGCAGGATCCACTTGGCCAGATAGGTATAGGGCTTGCCTGATGACTGCTCCAGCAGGAACGCTCCGTAATAAAGGAAGGGAACGGTCAGCCCGGCCAGCATATGAAAGGCTTTGCGCCTGATCTCGCGCTGCAGATTAAGGGTGGTCATGTTTTTATGTAACCGTTCAGCCACAAAGGCACTAAGACACAAATGCAATTAACAATTAACGAAATCAGCCCCTTGGGATACCATTCGACTGCGCTCAGGAAATGCTTAGTGGCTCAGAGTAGCTTTAAAAAGGTTAAAAGTTCAAAGAAGCTGAAAGACGGGTGCTGTTTCCCAGGTCCTGGCTGCCCAGATAGGCATAATCAAAACTGAAGCGTCCCAGCACCAGGCCTGCCCCGGCCGCCAGCCGCCCCAGGTCGGAGCCCAGCCGCAGGGCCAGCCTTTGTTTTAAGACATATTCCAGGCCATAGTGGGTGTCGGCGCTCAGATTTCCCACATAATACTGCGAGGCTGTCCGCCGCCCTTCAAACCTGATATCAAAACCGGCAGAGACGGTCAGGGCCTTGGCACCGGCCAATACCGGATTCCAGGAGAGACCCAGCCGGGCGGCCGGGGAGATGATCTCCTTTTCTCCGGTGTCCCAGGCCAGGTAGGTGGTGGTGATGTCCTGCAGGTTTAGTCCCAAACGAAGTTCGTGAGGCAGCCGGGCTAAAACCCCGGCATCCAGGCCTATGCCCCAGGCGCTGTTGGAGCCGACGGATTTGTTGACCAATTTCAGATTGGCGCCCCAGAAAACATCCTTGCGGTACATCCGGCTGTAATTAAGGAACAGGGCCGATTCGGCGTCCTGGATCTCGGTGATCAGGCCGTAGTCCAGCCGCTCGCCGGGATCCATCAGGCCGTTGCCGTTGATGTCGATCAAAGCGTCGTTGGTATAGGGAATTCCCTTGATGGAAAGCCTGATGAACACCAGCCCCAGTCCGCCGTTCTTGACCGGGCGGCTGTATCCCAGGGCGTCATAGGTCAAAAGGCCGTCAAAGTTGGAGGAATGGTTGAAGATCATCTGGTGGCTGGAAAGGGCGGTGGCCGCCGGGTTCCAGTAGGAGGCGAACCCGTCGTCGGCGATGGAGACATACGCCCCGCCCAGCCCCAGGGCCCGGCCCCCCATGCCAAAGCTCAAAAACTCCCCGGCATATTTGGCCGCCAGGGCCGGAGCGGCGGTCAGGCTGAGAGCCAGCATCAATTTTACTGTTTTGCGCATCATATCACCACGGATATAGAAATATCCTATCGTTAAGGTTTTGGAAAAACAGAAAAACAGCAAAGCGCCGTGGAACTAAGGTTCAAACGGCATCGTCGGCTGGCGGGAAGAAGGACTGATTTTCTGTGTTCCGT
This window harbors:
- a CDS encoding PorV/PorQ family protein, yielding MMRKTVKLMLALSLTAAPALAAKYAGEFLSFGMGGRALGLGGAYVSIADDGFASYWNPAATALSSHQMIFNHSSNFDGLLTYDALGYSRPVKNGGLGLVFIRLSIKGIPYTNDALIDINGNGLMDPGERLDYGLITEIQDAESALFLNYSRMYRKDVFWGANLKLVNKSVGSNSAWGIGLDAGVLARLPHELRLGLNLQDITTTYLAWDTGEKEIISPAARLGLSWNPVLAGAKALTVSAGFDIRFEGRRTASQYYVGNLSADTHYGLEYVLKQRLALRLGSDLGRLAAGAGLVLGRFSFDYAYLGSQDLGNSTRLSASLNF